One genomic segment of Trichococcus shcherbakoviae includes these proteins:
- a CDS encoding MazG-like protein, producing the protein MENLTIKQAAERSKKIRGHYRSLEMKHHGSEWSVQEDALAFLTDAGLVGRLTMAQQGRWPVGESNEAGLEHKIGENIWWLMVLADRMGIDSEEALENFLSTTEKRFDI; encoded by the coding sequence ATGGAAAATTTGACAATCAAACAAGCTGCAGAAAGATCGAAAAAAATCCGGGGGCATTATCGCTCATTGGAAATGAAGCATCACGGCAGTGAATGGTCCGTGCAAGAGGATGCGTTGGCGTTTTTGACCGATGCGGGCTTGGTTGGGCGCCTGACCATGGCGCAGCAGGGTCGCTGGCCGGTCGGTGAATCAAATGAAGCCGGCTTGGAGCACAAAATCGGCGAAAACATCTGGTGGCTGATGGTGTTGGCGGACCGGATGGGCATCGACAGCGAAGAAGCGCTGGAAAATTTCTTGAGTACAACAGAGAAGCGGTTTGATATCTAG
- a CDS encoding McrC family protein, translating to MKNRVVTITEYGRLYAGADYEGVKVTKKDIEELKTFIDEGNTVNDDGADSSLDNFLRPIRLGVQANNYVGVLQTKSGLTIEILPKIHGKNESSKKDNDVRKLFLKMLGAVKNIDGRTFSMAHLDTANTNLFEVFIRMFLGEVDSIIKQGLKSAYIGVEENEAFLKGKLLMKQQIQHNLVNKARFYNHHDEFMINCPENRLIRTALEYLLHISSDFNNQRLIREQLIYFNQVTILHNVDQGFQRIKLGRNFQYYTQALQWCEIILAKQSFTSFKGSSMAFALLFPMDKIFEAYVSDLVSKKLSDYNVSLQDRKNWLFDEHGKQSSSYRLRPDIVIRSDETTVIADTKWKVLKADGPAQADLYQMYAYHTRYSHKGENVQKVVLIYPYSKEFLPTEFHSLTDIPDTNGVQVDVRYLDLYGDVDGQIKRMLIGQFTS from the coding sequence ATGAAGAATCGAGTCGTTACAATCACTGAATATGGTCGCCTATATGCAGGGGCTGACTATGAAGGTGTAAAGGTAACTAAAAAAGATATCGAAGAGCTGAAGACTTTCATTGATGAGGGCAACACCGTTAATGACGATGGGGCGGATTCTTCACTCGATAATTTTCTCAGACCGATCCGTCTTGGCGTGCAAGCGAATAATTACGTTGGTGTCCTGCAAACGAAATCTGGCTTGACGATTGAAATTTTGCCCAAAATCCATGGAAAGAATGAGTCTAGCAAAAAGGATAACGATGTCCGGAAACTTTTTCTGAAGATGTTGGGTGCAGTCAAAAATATTGACGGCAGAACATTTTCCATGGCACATCTGGATACAGCTAATACCAACCTGTTTGAGGTTTTTATCCGGATGTTCTTGGGTGAAGTAGACAGCATCATCAAGCAAGGGCTTAAGTCTGCTTATATCGGTGTGGAAGAGAACGAGGCATTCTTAAAAGGGAAATTGCTGATGAAGCAGCAGATACAACACAACCTAGTAAACAAAGCGCGATTTTACAATCATCACGATGAATTCATGATTAATTGCCCAGAAAACCGATTAATCCGGACAGCGTTGGAATATCTTCTACATATTTCTTCAGATTTCAACAATCAGCGTCTGATCCGGGAACAACTGATTTACTTCAATCAAGTAACGATTTTGCATAACGTTGACCAAGGTTTTCAGCGAATCAAACTTGGCCGAAACTTTCAATACTACACTCAGGCGCTACAATGGTGTGAAATCATACTAGCAAAGCAATCCTTCACTTCGTTTAAAGGCAGCAGCATGGCTTTCGCCTTGCTTTTTCCTATGGACAAAATTTTTGAAGCTTACGTGTCTGATTTGGTAAGCAAAAAGTTGAGTGACTACAATGTTTCGCTGCAGGATAGGAAAAATTGGTTATTTGATGAGCATGGGAAACAGAGCAGCTCCTATCGTTTGCGACCCGACATTGTCATTCGATCCGATGAAACAACCGTGATTGCAGACACGAAATGGAAAGTACTAAAGGCGGATGGCCCAGCTCAAGCCGACTTGTATCAGATGTATGCGTACCATACACGGTATAGCCATAAAGGCGAGAATGTTCAAAAGGTAGTTTTGATTTACCCATACAGCAAAGAATTTCTGCCGACGGAATTTCACAGTTTAACTGACATACCTGATACTAATGGTGTGCAGGTTGATGTGCGGTATCTTGACTTGTATGGGGATGTTGATGGGCAAATTAAAAGGATGCTAATAGGGCAGTTTACAAGTTGA
- a CDS encoding AAA family ATPase → MELILKKNKPLIENYEDLKNRKLSKFTINGNEFSAENTKRFSWKRLSEEAALQYWTEEVTPSLITIKDVYPNASEKKPESEIKNAIGFYESREDIKNETKRRHSTPRINIREIEKFGEVICYGSFAGIDDVMLAQGLLNLYGSPSDEIRIQYSEQQKNRHKRTHPKDNSQKVEPTQEDFQIIGLNTILYGPPGTGKTYAVKTYKDTLLLNQSASEQLYNFEGLSWREAIYLAYKERNFEALSVKEIENTEVVRAYAKTKKSKSIYGTLSTTVIEHATEDSTTSTYRNGRDLFERIKDRWALTDAGKIEAEEVFSNAKEIGQTKDYYYQFVTFHQSYGYEDFIEGIRAETVDGSIQYEVKKGVFRNFCERAEEDLENGTDNNFLFVIDEINRGNISKIFGELITLIEPEKRIGAAEAITVTLPYSGDQFGIPKNVYILGTMNTADRSLSMMDTALRRRFDFVEMMPDSGLIREKVGESGSIEGFNLADILDAMNERIAYLYDREHTLGHAFFMNNSTLADVKRTFENKIIPLLQEYFYDDFRKIRAVLNDKNGIYITEKETSVHKLFDTKLSDGFFSNSENKYALKATASDEEFKKFLSGVLIHKEANES, encoded by the coding sequence TTGGAACTAATTTTAAAAAAGAACAAACCATTAATTGAGAATTATGAAGACCTAAAAAATAGAAAATTATCAAAGTTTACAATAAATGGGAACGAATTTTCAGCCGAAAATACGAAAAGATTCTCATGGAAACGTCTTTCAGAGGAGGCGGCGCTCCAATATTGGACTGAAGAAGTGACACCTTCGCTAATTACGATCAAAGACGTATATCCGAATGCTTCAGAAAAAAAGCCAGAAAGTGAAATCAAAAATGCAATTGGTTTTTATGAAAGCCGAGAAGATATCAAAAATGAGACAAAAAGAAGACATTCAACTCCTAGGATTAACATCAGAGAAATAGAAAAATTTGGCGAGGTAATCTGCTATGGAAGTTTTGCGGGTATTGATGACGTTATGTTGGCACAAGGATTGTTAAATTTATATGGTAGTCCAAGTGACGAAATAAGGATCCAATATTCAGAACAACAAAAAAATAGACACAAGAGAACACATCCAAAAGACAACTCGCAAAAAGTAGAACCTACCCAGGAAGATTTTCAGATAATTGGATTAAATACGATTCTATACGGTCCTCCTGGAACTGGTAAGACATACGCTGTGAAAACGTACAAAGATACTTTGCTTTTGAATCAATCAGCTTCGGAACAGCTCTACAATTTTGAAGGGTTATCCTGGAGAGAGGCCATTTACTTGGCTTATAAGGAAAGGAATTTTGAAGCGTTGTCAGTTAAGGAGATTGAGAATACTGAAGTGGTTCGTGCTTACGCCAAAACTAAAAAAAGCAAATCGATTTACGGCACACTCAGTACAACAGTAATCGAGCATGCCACAGAGGATTCAACAACATCAACTTATCGAAACGGGAGAGATCTTTTCGAGCGAATCAAAGACAGATGGGCTTTGACAGATGCCGGAAAGATTGAGGCAGAAGAAGTTTTTTCGAATGCTAAAGAAATAGGTCAGACAAAGGATTATTACTACCAGTTCGTAACCTTTCATCAATCATATGGGTATGAAGATTTCATTGAAGGAATTCGTGCTGAAACTGTAGATGGCAGTATCCAATATGAAGTGAAAAAAGGCGTGTTCCGGAATTTCTGTGAAAGAGCAGAAGAGGATCTGGAAAATGGGACTGACAATAATTTCTTGTTCGTGATTGATGAAATTAACCGCGGGAATATCAGCAAAATTTTCGGTGAGTTGATCACCTTGATCGAACCTGAGAAAAGAATTGGTGCAGCTGAGGCAATTACGGTAACGTTGCCTTATTCTGGAGATCAGTTTGGAATCCCTAAGAATGTGTACATTTTGGGAACAATGAATACCGCTGATCGATCACTTTCGATGATGGATACCGCTTTGCGCCGTCGATTTGATTTTGTTGAAATGATGCCGGACAGCGGCTTGATCCGTGAAAAAGTAGGGGAATCTGGAAGCATCGAAGGATTCAATTTGGCTGACATTTTGGATGCGATGAATGAACGAATTGCTTATCTTTACGACCGGGAGCATACATTGGGACATGCTTTCTTCATGAACAACAGTACACTTGCTGATGTGAAAAGAACTTTTGAGAATAAAATCATTCCGTTGCTGCAGGAGTATTTTTACGATGATTTCCGAAAAATAAGAGCAGTACTCAATGACAAAAATGGTATTTACATAACTGAAAAGGAAACATCGGTACACAAATTATTCGACACTAAGCTGTCAGATGGTTTCTTCAGCAACAGTGAAAATAAATATGCTCTGAAAGCTACTGCAAGTGATGAGGAGTTTAAAAAGTTCCTGTCAGGAGTCCTTATTCATAAAGAAGCGAATGAATCATGA
- a CDS encoding DEAD/DEAH box helicase, with translation MTLIKPKKTDVLRAIAKAKGIYAEANDLQIQFSRKQNDLKKCISYVKEETIREAFGNTAIENFANAYPGIKLSTLQRNGITNVHQLQQRITDARGIDGIGDRTEDVIQHSLSNYKNELAKNLSIRFDVERKDPSHTKLLQSVYPIDKEKGISEEAFAISQYFNGYIDDKIRIVNPKWSWTLEWFFKSADKKAVFAVDLELIQSFNQKYGEQTKQLRKELSEIQTFSEEEIWDDFKNNAARYYAVLEPYFSIGLEKNHPAHSLSAEIIEKIENTELMVEKLKVKLRGWQDFGAKYAIVQKKVLIGDEMGLGKTIEAIAVMAHLAYGGQNAFIVVCPASIVINWMREIEKHSELKPFLVHGPSREHAFNQWQVEGGVAITTYETIQRLKHENLDKIDLLVVDEAHYVKNPDAKRSQTIYSLTERSDNVLYLTGTPLENRLAEMVNLVGKLQPDITREMENSVQYIGSNIFKERIAPVYLRRNKEDVLTELPELTQVEEWLSFGQEEGQIYREAVRNGEFMLMRRAGWQGITKKKSPKLNRLIEICEEAASNGKKVIVFSFFKSVINTICTELGEKTLTPITGAVSSAQRQEILDTFKSSEQKHVLVSQIQAGGVGLNIQSASIVIFCEPQIKPTLETQAIARAYRMGQTQKVFVYRLLTENSIDERMMEMLDTKQQVFDDYAKDSYITDHTAAAKDISEKSMVKKIVDMERERLQVEAV, from the coding sequence ATGACCCTCATTAAACCCAAAAAGACAGATGTTTTGAGAGCGATTGCTAAAGCGAAAGGAATTTATGCTGAAGCTAACGATTTGCAAATACAATTTAGTCGGAAACAAAATGATTTGAAGAAATGCATTTCATACGTAAAAGAGGAAACAATCAGAGAAGCATTCGGTAATACAGCAATTGAAAACTTCGCAAATGCGTATCCAGGAATTAAACTGTCTACATTGCAAAGGAACGGGATAACAAATGTCCATCAATTGCAGCAGCGAATTACAGACGCTAGAGGAATCGATGGCATCGGCGATCGGACGGAGGATGTAATTCAGCATTCTCTGAGCAACTATAAAAATGAATTAGCGAAAAACTTATCCATCCGTTTTGATGTAGAGCGCAAAGATCCATCACATACTAAATTATTACAATCTGTTTATCCGATAGACAAGGAAAAAGGCATAAGTGAAGAAGCTTTTGCGATTTCGCAATACTTTAATGGATATATAGATGATAAGATCCGAATCGTCAATCCCAAATGGAGTTGGACGCTTGAATGGTTTTTTAAGTCTGCAGATAAAAAAGCTGTTTTTGCAGTTGATCTAGAATTAATCCAATCATTCAACCAAAAATACGGGGAACAAACGAAGCAGCTACGTAAAGAACTGTCGGAAATTCAAACTTTTTCAGAAGAAGAAATTTGGGATGATTTTAAGAATAATGCAGCACGTTATTATGCAGTTTTAGAACCATACTTCAGTATTGGTCTTGAAAAAAATCATCCAGCTCATTCCTTATCTGCAGAAATTATCGAGAAAATAGAAAATACTGAATTAATGGTAGAAAAATTAAAGGTTAAACTGCGCGGGTGGCAGGATTTTGGAGCAAAATACGCAATAGTACAAAAAAAAGTCCTTATTGGCGATGAGATGGGGCTTGGGAAAACGATTGAAGCTATAGCTGTTATGGCTCATCTTGCGTATGGAGGTCAAAATGCCTTTATAGTTGTATGTCCAGCTAGTATTGTAATCAATTGGATGCGTGAAATTGAAAAGCATAGCGAATTGAAGCCATTTTTGGTTCATGGTCCTAGTCGAGAACATGCTTTCAATCAATGGCAAGTTGAAGGCGGCGTAGCCATTACAACTTATGAGACAATACAGCGTTTGAAACATGAAAATTTAGATAAAATAGACTTGTTAGTTGTAGATGAAGCCCATTACGTGAAAAACCCGGATGCAAAACGATCGCAGACTATCTATAGTTTGACTGAAAGAAGTGACAATGTACTTTATTTAACGGGGACACCGTTAGAAAACCGGCTCGCTGAAATGGTTAATTTGGTTGGTAAACTCCAGCCAGACATTACAAGGGAGATGGAGAATAGTGTGCAGTATATAGGCTCCAATATTTTTAAGGAAAGAATTGCACCCGTTTATCTGCGACGAAATAAGGAAGATGTATTGACTGAACTCCCTGAATTGACACAAGTTGAAGAATGGCTGTCGTTTGGTCAAGAAGAGGGCCAAATTTATCGAGAGGCAGTCAGAAACGGAGAATTCATGTTGATGCGACGAGCTGGTTGGCAAGGAATAACAAAAAAGAAAAGCCCCAAACTGAATCGGCTCATCGAAATTTGCGAAGAAGCAGCTTCCAATGGGAAAAAAGTCATTGTCTTCAGCTTTTTTAAGAGTGTCATTAATACAATATGCACGGAACTGGGTGAGAAAACGCTCACTCCTATAACGGGAGCTGTATCCTCCGCACAGAGGCAGGAAATTTTAGACACCTTTAAATCCTCAGAACAAAAACATGTGTTGGTTTCACAAATACAAGCAGGCGGAGTAGGCTTGAACATCCAGTCAGCCAGTATAGTTATTTTTTGTGAACCTCAAATTAAACCTACATTGGAGACACAAGCCATTGCAAGAGCTTACCGGATGGGTCAGACCCAAAAAGTCTTTGTCTATCGACTATTGACCGAAAACAGCATCGATGAGCGAATGATGGAGATGTTAGATACTAAACAACAAGTATTTGATGATTATGCAAAGGATTCATACATTACCGATCATACCGCTGCCGCAAAGGATATTTCTGAAAAATCCATGGTCAAAAAGATCGTTGATATGGAAAGAGAGAGACTTCAGGTCGAGGCTGTTTAG
- a CDS encoding type I restriction endonuclease subunit R, EcoR124 family: MCKIPRNDEATIEENLIQVLGEGHNQWNYRSDLKSEEDLWQNLRRKITQNNLSEIGENPITDKEFDSIKIELLLHTKTPFHAAKWLKGENGIARITIDREEVSLGSMSLILYSNQDIGGGISTYEVVNQIAKRKSDIDDRERRFDVTLLINGLPIVQIELKQAGAKDGYYQAFNQIKKYAEEGMFRNNIFSTLQLFVISNEHTTRYFANALPKNMDRKFLFSWRTTDNRKVENIYEFVKQVLNIPDAHRLIAHYTIVSEDNDNKVLMVLHPYQIHAIEALFTSAMKHKSGFIWHATGSGKTLTSFVSTKLLARKPGVDRTIMLIDRKDLDNQTTSEFTKFASEFNTGISSGNVRANSLIVGTGSSKELSKTLLSDTNNNTVIITTRQKLESALRHAQKQKENKNVERFKKLLGQHIVFVVDECHRALSAEGMDEIKKFFPNSTWFGFTGTPIFEENKKQAKGQLARTTHDQYGEQLHTYTIKNALDDNAVLGFQVEHEDTIQQTTLNNHIFNQLKVNEKYASYSVDGINDLIDQMPAVEKEDYLDASVYERDEHIQKVLHKIFRPDNAYVKFDFQNGRPQKSAILTTSSIDMAKKYYHAIKAMTKEPNWIQREFAEHPIRTGRTIEDSDFPRIAITYSLQENEVDSADNQKEMKKIIKDYNQYYKSAWAIDDIDRYNGDINNRLARKRAEFKEFGKQVDLVIVVDRLLTGFDAPTIQTLFVDRNLSYANLIQAFSRTNRTYPNKTKGLIVSFRKPHTMEKNVAEATRLYSEAKEETDLIYPTYEKSRKKFNKGHKRLTGFISEHPDINVESSLEQRIEFVKAFQELNNSFEALVTYDDYNDDMEKSKILKEQVMVLEENLGLYHTIKGSLVDPGPIDPIHPTGLSEIEFYSDNPIKLYDIDSTYIDQLLNTYSAHNKNVRDDIEKAMQKLNKSEIVREVYRAILNDIDSKKVDPEEDIFALKRHYFTIAKNTRVADFANSWFVSVTQLHSSAVQYVVGMDPIPNIGSIIDSLNFEEYKKLNPNTKKFQYGPEMKREWRKVLDEVVMPLENELR, encoded by the coding sequence ATGTGCAAAATTCCGAGAAATGATGAGGCAACAATTGAAGAAAATCTGATTCAGGTTCTGGGTGAGGGACATAATCAGTGGAACTATCGCAGTGACCTAAAATCAGAAGAGGATTTATGGCAGAATCTACGCCGGAAAATTACCCAAAATAACTTATCCGAAATCGGCGAGAATCCGATTACGGATAAGGAATTTGATTCGATAAAAATAGAACTGTTGTTGCACACTAAGACGCCATTCCATGCGGCAAAGTGGTTGAAGGGCGAAAATGGTATTGCGCGCATTACCATTGATCGTGAAGAGGTATCTTTGGGCTCGATGTCATTGATTTTATATTCAAACCAGGACATTGGCGGGGGGATTTCCACTTATGAGGTGGTTAATCAAATTGCTAAACGCAAGTCAGACATCGATGATAGGGAACGTAGATTTGACGTGACCTTATTGATCAATGGGCTGCCTATTGTTCAAATCGAATTGAAACAAGCAGGCGCGAAAGATGGCTACTATCAGGCATTCAATCAAATTAAAAAGTATGCTGAAGAAGGCATGTTTCGGAATAACATCTTTTCGACGCTGCAGCTGTTTGTGATTTCAAATGAACACACGACTCGCTATTTTGCGAATGCGCTACCAAAGAATATGGACCGAAAATTCCTGTTCAGCTGGAGAACCACCGATAACCGCAAAGTTGAAAATATATATGAATTTGTGAAGCAAGTACTCAATATTCCGGATGCGCATCGATTGATTGCGCACTATACAATCGTCAGCGAAGACAATGATAACAAGGTATTGATGGTATTGCATCCGTATCAAATCCATGCGATTGAGGCATTGTTTACATCTGCAATGAAGCATAAATCCGGATTTATTTGGCATGCGACGGGCTCTGGTAAAACACTGACCAGCTTCGTGTCTACAAAATTGCTGGCACGCAAGCCGGGTGTCGATCGGACGATCATGCTGATAGACCGCAAGGACTTGGACAATCAAACGACCAGCGAGTTTACAAAATTTGCTTCTGAATTCAACACGGGGATATCTTCTGGGAATGTACGAGCAAATAGCCTGATTGTTGGAACAGGCAGTTCCAAGGAACTAAGTAAGACACTGTTGTCTGACACCAATAACAACACGGTGATCATCACGACACGTCAAAAACTGGAGTCAGCTTTGCGTCACGCTCAGAAACAAAAAGAAAACAAGAACGTAGAGCGATTCAAGAAGTTATTGGGACAGCACATTGTTTTTGTCGTAGATGAATGTCATCGCGCGTTGAGTGCTGAGGGGATGGATGAAATCAAAAAGTTTTTCCCTAATTCCACTTGGTTTGGTTTCACGGGAACCCCAATTTTTGAAGAGAACAAAAAGCAAGCCAAGGGTCAACTTGCCCGTACGACTCATGATCAATACGGAGAGCAGTTGCATACCTACACGATAAAAAATGCGTTGGATGACAACGCTGTTCTTGGATTTCAGGTTGAGCATGAGGATACAATCCAGCAGACAACATTGAATAACCATATTTTCAATCAGCTTAAGGTGAATGAGAAGTATGCTAGTTATAGTGTTGACGGGATCAATGATTTGATTGATCAGATGCCAGCGGTAGAGAAAGAAGACTATCTGGATGCATCTGTTTATGAACGGGATGAGCACATCCAAAAAGTGCTGCACAAGATATTCCGTCCCGATAATGCTTATGTTAAATTCGATTTCCAAAATGGCCGTCCGCAAAAGTCAGCTATTTTGACGACCAGTTCGATTGATATGGCGAAAAAATATTACCATGCTATTAAGGCAATGACAAAAGAGCCCAATTGGATTCAGCGGGAATTTGCCGAACATCCAATCCGGACCGGTCGTACGATTGAGGACTCTGATTTCCCAAGAATCGCGATTACGTATTCACTGCAAGAAAACGAAGTAGACTCAGCCGATAACCAAAAAGAAATGAAGAAAATTATCAAGGACTATAACCAGTACTACAAATCAGCTTGGGCAATCGACGATATCGACCGATACAACGGAGACATCAACAATCGACTTGCTCGTAAAAGAGCGGAATTCAAAGAGTTCGGCAAACAGGTCGACCTGGTCATTGTAGTGGATAGGTTATTGACTGGCTTTGATGCGCCAACAATCCAGACTTTATTTGTCGATCGAAATCTGAGTTATGCCAATTTGATCCAGGCTTTTTCCCGTACTAATCGGACATATCCAAACAAAACAAAAGGATTGATCGTTTCGTTCCGAAAACCGCACACGATGGAAAAGAATGTCGCTGAAGCAACCAGGCTCTACTCGGAAGCGAAGGAAGAAACGGATCTTATTTATCCGACTTACGAAAAATCCAGAAAAAAATTCAACAAGGGGCACAAACGACTCACTGGCTTCATTTCAGAACATCCGGATATTAATGTTGAGTCTTCGTTGGAACAAAGAATTGAGTTTGTCAAAGCCTTCCAGGAACTGAATAATTCATTCGAAGCCCTTGTGACCTATGATGATTACAATGACGATATGGAAAAGTCTAAAATATTGAAGGAACAAGTGATGGTCTTAGAAGAAAACTTGGGGCTTTACCACACGATAAAAGGTTCCCTTGTTGACCCAGGACCTATTGACCCAATTCATCCAACTGGTTTATCAGAAATCGAATTCTATTCAGATAACCCAATCAAACTCTATGATATCGATTCAACCTATATCGATCAGCTTTTAAACACCTATTCCGCGCACAATAAAAACGTACGTGATGATATAGAGAAGGCCATGCAGAAGTTGAATAAATCCGAGATTGTGCGAGAAGTATACCGTGCGATTTTGAATGATATTGACTCGAAAAAGGTTGACCCTGAAGAAGATATCTTTGCGCTGAAAAGACATTACTTTACAATTGCCAAAAATACCAGGGTTGCAGATTTTGCGAATAGTTGGTTTGTATCCGTTACGCAATTGCACTCTTCTGCCGTCCAGTATGTGGTGGGTATGGATCCTATTCCAAATATTGGCAGCATCATCGACAGTCTAAATTTCGAAGAGTACAAGAAACTTAACCCTAATACTAAGAAATTTCAATACGGTCCAGAAATGAAACGTGAATGGCGGAAAGTGCTGGATGAAGTTGTGATGCCGTTAGAGAATGAGTTGAGATAA
- a CDS encoding site-specific integrase: MVRKNKSDQLFYKYFEEWIELYKVGAVRDVTLNKYNMSLQRVNELAPSLKVGEMDRRKYQQLLNDYAITHEKQTTMDFHHQLKGAILDAVDEGLIDTNPTRKIIIKGKKPKEKRTKFLNQFEIQALLRKLDLTQEISWDWFILLVAKTGLRFSEALALTPNDFDFSKQKLSITKTWNYKGTKGEFQPTKNESSKRTLQIDWQTAMQFSQLIKHLDADKPIFVKSRVFNSTINYRLKVLCTNANIPIITIHSLRHTHASLLLFAGVSIASVATRLGHSSMTTTQETYLHIIQELENQDNEKIMKHLALLI; the protein is encoded by the coding sequence TTGGTTAGAAAGAACAAATCAGATCAGTTGTTTTACAAGTACTTTGAGGAATGGATTGAGTTATACAAAGTAGGCGCAGTTCGGGATGTTACTTTGAACAAATACAATATGTCATTGCAAAGGGTTAATGAACTGGCGCCAAGTTTAAAAGTTGGAGAGATGGACAGAAGAAAATACCAGCAACTATTGAATGATTACGCAATTACGCATGAGAAACAAACCACAATGGATTTTCATCATCAATTAAAAGGAGCTATACTTGATGCGGTTGATGAGGGATTGATTGATACTAATCCAACGCGAAAAATCATCATCAAGGGTAAAAAGCCCAAAGAGAAGCGGACGAAATTTTTAAATCAGTTTGAAATTCAGGCACTGTTAAGGAAATTAGATTTGACACAAGAAATAAGTTGGGATTGGTTTATCTTATTAGTTGCAAAAACAGGCCTTCGCTTTTCCGAGGCATTGGCGCTTACTCCGAATGACTTCGATTTTTCGAAACAGAAGCTAAGTATCACTAAAACTTGGAATTATAAAGGAACCAAAGGTGAGTTCCAGCCAACGAAGAATGAGTCTTCTAAAAGAACACTTCAAATTGATTGGCAGACAGCTATGCAATTCTCTCAGCTTATTAAACACCTGGATGCTGATAAGCCAATTTTCGTGAAGAGCAGAGTCTTTAATTCCACTATAAATTATCGCCTGAAAGTACTCTGCACAAATGCGAACATCCCAATCATCACAATCCACAGTTTGAGACATACTCATGCTTCATTATTATTGTTTGCTGGTGTGTCGATTGCGAGCGTTGCCACTAGATTAGGACACTCAAGCATGACCACTACCCAAGAAACCTATCTCCACATCATTCAAGAACTAGAAAATCAAGACAACGAGAAGATCATGAAGCATTTGGCTTTGTTGATATGA
- a CDS encoding restriction endonuclease subunit S, with product MTETEKRVPELRFEGFVEDWEQRKLIGEIDKVLDYRGKSPTKFGMKWESTGYLVLSALNVKDGYIDKAVDAKCGNQALFERWMGFERLEKGDVIFTTEAPLGNVAQIPDDDGYILNQRAVGFKTNPDNLNNNFLAQLLRTPLFQNKLQANASGGTAKGIGMKEFAKLDVTIPLEIDEQKRVGNFFNLIDDTIALHLCKQHQLEALKQSLIKDILPQNDSVIPRLRFANFIKPWEHHQLKEVLKINSGRDYKHLNEGDIPVYGTGGYMLSVDGKLSNVDGIGLGRKGTIDKPQYLKAPFWTVDTLFYLTPLPNHDIYFLFTLTQSINWKTMDESTGVPSLSKAVIEKVTRTFPSLEEQQKIGSFFKQLDETIFHHQQKIDNIHSLKRTLLNKMFI from the coding sequence ATGACTGAAACGGAAAAAAGAGTCCCGGAACTGCGATTCGAAGGCTTTGTTGAAGATTGGGAACAGCGTAAGTTAATCGGTGAGATTGATAAAGTGTTGGATTACAGAGGGAAAAGCCCTACAAAATTTGGAATGAAGTGGGAAAGTACTGGATATTTAGTTTTGTCTGCATTAAATGTGAAAGATGGGTACATTGATAAAGCAGTTGATGCTAAATGTGGGAATCAAGCATTATTTGAAAGATGGATGGGATTTGAAAGATTAGAAAAAGGAGATGTGATTTTTACAACAGAGGCTCCTTTAGGTAATGTTGCCCAAATACCTGATGATGATGGATATATTTTAAACCAAAGAGCGGTTGGATTTAAAACTAATCCTGATAACTTAAATAATAATTTTTTAGCTCAATTGTTAAGAACTCCCTTATTTCAGAATAAATTGCAAGCTAATGCTTCCGGAGGAACAGCAAAAGGAATTGGAATGAAAGAATTTGCAAAACTAGATGTAACTATTCCGTTAGAAATTGACGAACAAAAACGAGTTGGTAATTTCTTCAATTTGATTGACGATACTATCGCTCTTCATCTTTGTAAGCAACACCAATTAGAGGCATTGAAACAAAGCTTGATAAAAGATATACTCCCCCAAAATGATTCTGTTATCCCACGCCTTAGGTTTGCAAACTTCATTAAGCCTTGGGAACATCATCAGTTAAAAGAGGTTCTTAAGATTAATTCGGGAAGAGATTACAAGCATTTGAATGAAGGTGACATTCCTGTATATGGAACTGGAGGATATATGTTATCTGTCGATGGTAAACTATCAAACGTTGATGGTATTGGACTTGGTCGTAAAGGAACAATTGATAAGCCACAATATTTAAAAGCTCCATTTTGGACTGTAGATACATTATTTTATCTGACACCGCTCCCAAACCATGATATATATTTTTTATTTACATTAACCCAAAGTATTAATTGGAAAACTATGGATGAATCAACTGGGGTTCCCAGTTTATCTAAAGCAGTTATTGAAAAAGTTACTAGAACGTTTCCATCTTTAGAAGAGCAGCAAAAGATTGGATCGTTTTTCAAACAATTAGATGAGACAATTTTTCATCATCAACAAAAAATTGACAATATACACTCCTTAAAAAGAACTTTACTCAACAAAATGTTCATTTAA